Proteins co-encoded in one Cytophaga hutchinsonii ATCC 33406 genomic window:
- a CDS encoding T9SS type A sorting domain-containing protein has protein sequence MKKILLACILFMYTFLQLSAQCPSPVTPGVSLTQSSSGAICLGTNVTFTANSVNGGTPVYEWTSSIHGILSATTATYSSATLIDGEVITVKMTSSLACAQPALALATATVSLKELVTPAINITSDKATICPGEVVHFTVTTSVNGGSAPNGPTYQWRKNQAVIPGATTSTYATVTAHQDTYDVVMTSGLSCVTSPSVTSNSVAITVTPIPVMAVTITADKTAMCPNTPVTFTATVTGSGATPAPSYEWFIIKSATGTVGISQGAASTSANTFTTSAFSATADKVYVSVKSNASCASTSTVNSNELTLSALDALTPGTIGSDQTICYNSLPVSITQLTAPTNNIGTPVYQWEVSAIATPGAYVTLPGATNATYTPPVPLTQDVYLRRIIMDPSMPAPCNIATSNAIHITVRPGLMAGVISQDEIICSGAAPEAITSTVLPTGGTGTYTYQWQQSVSGTFVNIPGATNQSYSPPALTITTLFRRVETSGSCGYVTSNVVTKTIVPPDVVTASINNPGQICISAPVLFTAATTNSGAGTLDYIWSLDGLTVGTNSPYYSYTSNSINDTGKKLHVKVITSADCNTGPAISNEITLDIVAATIPAVSITSSATSECTGLPISFSVSQTTGTGNAPTYQWYVKSFSGVSIPVGTGSLSYSSSTLKDGDEVYVEMTSNLPCGVGENPHTSNKINVKVLPVPSPVINPGDQTICVNESVIYTATIGTGTTVQWYKDGTAITGATNSTFAATQSGMYSIQEDNSICSVHSAVSPLTVDPCGAFSSSISGPNPITNGQQNAVYSVPNQTGFTYEWSITGGTIISGQNTNTVTVDWDASTGNTLARTTIPSYALSVTETNPDGQKKTTTATINTVATSIVQSLAQSGIKLFPNPTAAWFSIEMPESNVEVSYEILDLTGVLVASGSFTSTGSDQKIAADFAVGMYQVVLTYNDTVTTARLSKVQ, from the coding sequence ATGAAAAAAATTTTACTGGCTTGTATACTTTTTATGTATACGTTTTTGCAACTCTCTGCGCAATGCCCCTCACCAGTCACACCAGGTGTCTCACTAACACAATCATCATCAGGCGCTATTTGCTTAGGCACCAATGTTACATTTACAGCAAATTCCGTAAATGGCGGAACACCTGTTTATGAGTGGACATCGTCTATTCATGGTATATTATCCGCAACAACAGCTACTTATTCAAGTGCTACGTTAATCGACGGTGAAGTAATCACGGTAAAAATGACAAGCAGTCTTGCTTGTGCACAGCCTGCTCTGGCCTTGGCAACTGCTACTGTAAGTTTAAAAGAACTTGTTACGCCGGCAATCAATATTACTTCTGATAAAGCAACAATCTGTCCGGGTGAGGTAGTGCATTTTACCGTTACCACGAGTGTAAACGGAGGTTCGGCACCCAACGGGCCAACGTATCAATGGAGAAAAAATCAAGCAGTGATACCAGGAGCAACAACTTCAACGTATGCGACTGTTACAGCACACCAGGATACATATGATGTTGTCATGACTTCAGGTTTATCTTGTGTTACAAGCCCATCCGTTACATCAAATTCAGTAGCCATAACTGTTACACCCATTCCAGTGATGGCTGTAACTATAACAGCAGACAAAACAGCAATGTGTCCAAACACGCCGGTAACATTTACTGCCACAGTTACGGGATCTGGCGCAACACCTGCACCAAGTTATGAATGGTTTATTATAAAATCTGCCACAGGCACCGTGGGCATATCCCAAGGTGCAGCTTCTACTTCAGCTAATACATTTACAACTTCAGCGTTTTCAGCTACAGCTGATAAAGTATATGTATCTGTCAAAAGCAATGCATCCTGTGCAAGTACATCAACAGTTAATTCGAATGAACTTACACTCTCTGCCTTGGATGCATTAACACCGGGCACAATCGGATCTGACCAAACCATCTGTTACAATAGTCTACCCGTTTCAATTACACAATTAACAGCACCTACCAATAACATAGGTACACCCGTATATCAATGGGAAGTATCTGCAATAGCCACTCCAGGTGCATATGTTACATTACCCGGAGCCACTAATGCTACATATACGCCTCCTGTTCCTTTAACACAGGATGTGTATCTACGCAGAATTATTATGGACCCGTCAATGCCCGCACCCTGCAATATAGCAACAAGCAACGCCATTCACATTACCGTGAGACCTGGATTGATGGCAGGTGTTATTTCACAAGATGAAATAATTTGTTCGGGTGCTGCGCCCGAAGCAATTACTTCAACGGTTTTGCCAACAGGCGGTACAGGAACATATACTTACCAATGGCAACAATCTGTTTCGGGTACTTTTGTTAATATACCAGGAGCAACAAACCAAAGCTATAGTCCGCCTGCATTAACAATCACAACCTTATTCAGACGTGTTGAAACATCAGGTAGCTGCGGTTATGTTACCAGTAATGTTGTAACTAAAACTATTGTACCTCCTGATGTTGTAACAGCAAGTATCAATAACCCCGGCCAAATATGCATTTCAGCCCCGGTTTTGTTTACAGCAGCAACAACCAACTCAGGAGCCGGTACACTTGACTATATATGGAGTTTAGACGGATTAACTGTAGGAACAAACAGCCCTTACTATTCTTATACTTCAAACTCTATAAATGATACAGGAAAAAAATTACATGTAAAAGTAATCACATCTGCCGACTGCAATACTGGCCCTGCTATCTCAAATGAAATAACGCTGGATATTGTAGCTGCTACCATACCAGCAGTAAGTATTACTTCTTCCGCTACTTCTGAGTGTACAGGCTTACCTATCAGCTTTTCAGTATCACAGACAACAGGCACTGGTAATGCACCCACATACCAATGGTATGTGAAAAGTTTTTCGGGTGTATCTATACCCGTTGGAACAGGAAGCTTAAGCTATTCAAGCAGCACGCTAAAAGATGGAGACGAAGTATATGTAGAAATGACTTCAAATCTGCCTTGCGGAGTTGGCGAGAACCCACATACTTCAAATAAAATCAACGTGAAAGTCTTACCTGTTCCTTCTCCGGTAATTAACCCGGGTGATCAAACAATCTGTGTTAATGAATCTGTTATCTATACAGCAACCATTGGTACAGGAACAACAGTGCAATGGTATAAAGATGGTACTGCTATAACCGGAGCTACAAATAGTACATTTGCTGCTACACAATCCGGCATGTATTCTATTCAAGAAGACAATAGTATATGCAGCGTACATTCAGCAGTTTCTCCGCTTACCGTTGACCCTTGCGGTGCATTCAGTTCTTCCATCTCCGGACCAAATCCTATAACAAACGGACAGCAAAATGCTGTGTATAGTGTACCAAACCAGACAGGCTTTACGTATGAATGGTCAATCACTGGCGGTACCATTATTAGCGGGCAAAATACTAACACCGTAACCGTAGACTGGGATGCGTCTACAGGCAATACACTGGCACGTACCACTATTCCTTCGTATGCTCTTTCTGTAACTGAAACAAATCCGGACGGTCAGAAAAAAACTACTACAGCAACGATCAACACCGTTGCAACATCCATTGTTCAATCACTTGCACAATCCGGCATAAAATTATTTCCAAACCCAACTGCAGCATGGTTCAGTATTGAAATGCCGGAAAGCAATGTGGAGGTAAGTTATGAAATCCTGGATCTGACAGGTGTTTTGGTAGCAAGCGGCTCATTCACGTCTACTGGCAGTGATCAAAAAATTGCTGCTGATTTTGCTGTAGGCATGTACCAGGTTGTGTTAACATATAACGATACAGTTACAACTGCGCGTTTGAGTAAGGTACAGTAA
- a CDS encoding T9SS type A sorting domain-containing protein: MKKILLAVIIFVFSLTMVYAQCTKPVSVTITTPETPICLGTPLSLSATVLVSGTSQNGAFTFSWIKNSVAVTASAPITIPANTVTAVPMYTGITGAFTDAGTYTLRVEDGNAGNASCYTEANFILTVHETVTAGSIVSAQTICSGENPAAFTSIAAATGGTGIYSYVWEKSMNGAAYADISPAVAAETFDEGVVNNNGTKPMTIDYRRKATSGICPQVVTAPVRITVNPAVIAGVVSADQTICSEGDPAAFTVTTAPAGGTGVYTYQWEIATAGSGPYTNIAAATAATYDAPSGITGTTYYRRADASGTCATAHTNLITVTVQPAVLPGIISADQTICISTVPSPLMGTAITGGSENSAATYMWESSTAGFAWTDVTGENTKDYSPQALTADTYFRRKDTKGICPSVTSNIIKITVDPEIVTPVITGDQTICAGTAPNPIGGPPVSGGSVATPMYIWEASRIGGSGWVVIQGATSKDYHPGILIADMYYRRIDTKGVCKPATSNIVKITVPTPVDISSDKTVICKNGRVTFTATVRNGDPDPMFEWFINDISQGTPSSSPEFSTTNILSSTDKIQVILTSNTTGCSASAWSYIHVSSGITPGTISSDQTICYNTSPNQITQTPAQTDSYSTPTYTWETSASGITGSFYEIPGATTAAYNSTLPFTTDTYIRRVATDPRTSAPCNVSTSNTIKITVAPLYDPGAITGDETLCEGADAAIIENVTAASGGSLTGTGYLWWVSPDGISNWTAIAGATNAQYLPWKITQTTYYKRESYNNCSYTNPYSNIVAKTVISCNSFSTAISGPNPIIPGQQNAVYRVPNQTGFRYEWSITGGTIISGQNTNTVTVDWDAATGNTLARTTIPSYAISVTETNPDGQKKTTTATINTVATSIVQSLAQSGIKLFPNPTAAWFSIEMPESNVEVSYEILDLTGVLVASGSFTSTGSDQKIAADFGAGMYQVVLTYNDTVTTARLSKVQ, from the coding sequence ATGAAAAAAATTTTACTGGCTGTTATCATTTTTGTTTTTAGTCTTACAATGGTTTATGCCCAATGCACAAAGCCTGTTTCCGTAACGATTACAACACCAGAAACTCCTATTTGCCTGGGCACTCCTCTGTCTTTATCTGCTACTGTACTTGTATCAGGTACTTCTCAAAATGGAGCTTTTACGTTTTCATGGATAAAAAATTCAGTTGCAGTAACTGCATCAGCACCCATTACTATTCCTGCAAATACGGTTACAGCTGTTCCAATGTATACCGGCATCACGGGAGCTTTTACCGATGCTGGTACCTACACACTACGCGTTGAAGATGGCAATGCAGGCAATGCTTCCTGTTATACAGAAGCAAATTTTATTTTAACTGTTCATGAGACAGTAACAGCAGGTTCCATTGTTTCAGCGCAAACAATCTGTAGTGGTGAAAATCCGGCAGCCTTTACAAGCATAGCAGCAGCTACAGGTGGTACAGGAATATATTCATATGTATGGGAAAAGTCAATGAATGGGGCAGCCTATGCAGATATCAGCCCGGCGGTTGCAGCAGAAACCTTTGATGAAGGTGTAGTGAACAACAACGGAACAAAGCCGATGACTATTGACTACCGCCGTAAGGCTACTTCCGGTATTTGTCCTCAGGTAGTAACGGCACCGGTACGCATCACTGTAAATCCGGCAGTTATAGCGGGAGTAGTTTCAGCAGACCAGACAATTTGTTCAGAAGGTGACCCCGCAGCATTTACAGTAACAACAGCGCCTGCAGGTGGCACAGGCGTGTATACATACCAGTGGGAGATAGCTACTGCAGGATCTGGTCCGTACACAAATATTGCAGCCGCTACTGCTGCAACGTATGATGCTCCATCCGGAATTACAGGAACTACCTATTACAGAAGAGCCGATGCCTCGGGCACATGCGCCACAGCGCATACAAATTTGATAACAGTAACCGTTCAGCCGGCTGTATTACCAGGAATAATTTCAGCGGATCAAACCATTTGTATCTCAACGGTGCCTTCACCGCTCATGGGTACTGCAATAACAGGTGGATCAGAAAATTCCGCAGCTACTTACATGTGGGAATCATCTACAGCTGGATTTGCCTGGACTGATGTAACAGGAGAAAATACTAAAGATTATTCTCCGCAAGCATTAACAGCAGATACATATTTTAGAAGAAAGGATACCAAAGGAATTTGTCCAAGCGTTACATCCAATATTATAAAAATTACCGTTGACCCAGAAATAGTAACTCCAGTAATCACCGGCGATCAAACCATCTGTGCAGGTACAGCACCAAATCCAATTGGCGGACCTCCGGTATCAGGCGGTTCTGTAGCAACACCCATGTATATATGGGAGGCATCCCGGATCGGCGGTTCAGGCTGGGTCGTAATTCAGGGAGCAACGTCAAAAGATTATCATCCGGGTATTCTCATAGCCGATATGTATTACAGAAGAATAGACACAAAAGGCGTTTGTAAACCTGCTACATCAAACATCGTAAAAATTACCGTTCCTACACCCGTAGATATTTCTTCTGATAAAACAGTTATTTGTAAAAATGGCCGGGTAACATTTACTGCTACAGTACGTAATGGAGATCCTGACCCTATGTTTGAGTGGTTCATCAATGATATAAGCCAAGGTACTCCAAGTTCTTCTCCTGAATTCTCAACAACAAATATACTATCAAGTACAGATAAAATACAGGTTATATTAACAAGCAATACGACTGGCTGTTCAGCTTCAGCATGGAGCTATATACATGTAAGTTCTGGAATTACTCCAGGCACAATCAGCTCCGATCAAACCATTTGCTACAATACTTCCCCAAATCAAATTACTCAGACACCCGCTCAAACGGACTCTTACAGCACACCAACATATACCTGGGAAACATCCGCATCAGGTATCACCGGGTCTTTTTATGAAATACCAGGAGCAACCACTGCTGCCTACAATTCAACTCTTCCCTTTACTACTGACACTTACATACGCCGGGTTGCAACTGATCCACGCACATCGGCACCATGCAATGTATCAACGAGCAATACAATCAAAATAACCGTAGCACCTCTGTATGATCCCGGAGCAATTACGGGCGATGAAACACTTTGCGAAGGTGCAGATGCAGCAATAATAGAAAATGTAACAGCCGCAAGCGGTGGATCTTTAACAGGTACAGGCTATTTATGGTGGGTTTCTCCTGATGGTATTTCAAACTGGACGGCCATAGCCGGTGCAACCAATGCACAATATCTCCCCTGGAAAATTACACAAACTACTTATTACAAAAGAGAAAGTTACAACAATTGCAGCTATACAAATCCATACAGCAACATTGTAGCTAAAACAGTTATTTCATGTAACTCATTCAGCACAGCCATTTCCGGCCCAAACCCAATCATACCCGGACAGCAAAACGCCGTATATCGTGTGCCAAACCAGACAGGCTTTAGGTATGAATGGTCAATCACTGGCGGTACCATTATTAGCGGGCAAAATACTAACACCGTAACCGTAGACTGGGATGCGGCTACAGGCAATACACTGGCACGTACCACTATTCCTTCGTATGCTATTTCTGTAACTGAAACAAATCCGGACGGTCAGAAAAAAACTACTACAGCAACGATCAACACCGTTGCAACATCCATTGTTCAATCACTTGCACAATCCGGCATAAAATTATTTCCAAACCCAACTGCAGCATGGTTCAGTATTGAAATGCCGGAAAGCAATGTGGAGGTAAGTTATGAAATCCTGGATCTGACAGGTGTTTTGGTAGCAAGCGGCTCATTCACGTCTACTGGCAGTGATCAAAAAATTGCTGCTGATTTTGGTGCAGGCATGTACCAGGTTGTGTTAACATATAACGATACAGTTACAACTGCGCGTTTGAGTAAGGTACAGTAA
- a CDS encoding DUF983 domain-containing protein, with translation MKAFNNTLFALLTLKCPRCHKGKMFTHSNMYVWKTSHLMPEKCSCCEQPMEPETGFYYGAMYLSYALYVMLFVPMFMITVFFDLPYFEFFISFVVLTVLISPYFFRLSRACYLYLFVRYDKEKSNCVH, from the coding sequence ATGAAAGCGTTCAATAATACTTTATTCGCCTTACTAACATTAAAATGTCCGAGATGTCATAAAGGTAAAATGTTTACGCATTCAAACATGTATGTCTGGAAAACATCACACCTGATGCCTGAGAAATGCAGCTGCTGTGAGCAGCCAATGGAGCCGGAAACAGGCTTCTATTACGGTGCCATGTATTTAAGTTATGCATTATATGTAATGTTGTTTGTACCTATGTTTATGATTACGGTTTTTTTCGATCTGCCGTATTTTGAATTTTTTATATCCTTTGTAGTGCTTACTGTTCTTATATCGCCTTATTTCTTCAGGCTTTCCAGAGCGTGTTATTTATATCTGTTTGTACGGTATGACAAAGAAAAATCAAACTGTGTACACTGA